A stretch of DNA from Candidatus Neomarinimicrobiota bacterium:
AGGGCTGTACGTCAGGTGAGCCGCCTCAACCAGCCCTACGTCCGCAGTCGTCAATTTAATCTGCCTGAAGAGGTCTGGTTCAAATCGGGCCGAACGGACATCCACGGCTGGATCCTGAAGCCGCCGGGGTTCAGTACTCGCCGGAAATACCCCTTCATCCTTCAGATTCACGGCGGGCCGCGATGTCAGTACGGGCGGCTCTTTTTTCACGAGATGCATGTGCTGGCGGCGGCCGGCTACGTGGTGATGTACACCAATCCGCGGGGAAGTCAGGGGTACGGTTATAAGTTTGCCGATGCCATTACCGGCAAGTGGGCTGAGCCGGCCTTCAAAGACCTCATGGCGGCAGTGGACTATGCCTTCTCTCTGGGATACATTGACGAGAAGCGGATGGGCGTCACCGGCGGCAGTTACGGCGGCTACATGACCAACTGGATTGTAACCCACACGAACCGCTTTTCCGCCGCGGTTACCCAACGGAGTGTTTCCGATCTTTCCAGCATGTTTGGCACCTCCGATTTAGGTTTTGACATGGCGTGGGAATTCAAGACGACACCGTGGGACTGCCACGACCTCTACCGGAAGTGGTCCCCCATCTCCTACATAAAGCAGTGCCGAACGCCGCTACTCATCATCCACAGCGAGCATGACTGGCGCTGCAATGTGGAACAGGACGATCAGATGTACATGGCGCTGAAGTTCCTGAAACGGGAGGTGGAGTACGTCCGCTTTCCGGAGGAGCCTCACGGCCTATCCCGTCACGGCCGGCCGGACCGCAGGGAGGCGCGGCTGAAGTTCATGGTGGGGTGGTTTGACCGCTACCTGAAGTGACAATCTTGGATAGACATCTTGTCTGTCCCACGCATCCTAAGTTATGGTGATGCTTCCACTCCCCGCCGGCGGCATTAAGTTACCGCTGGGATAAAGAGAGGCGGCAAAGACAATGATAGAAATATCTGATTTCACAAAAGTTGATATCCGGGTTGGGACTATTGTTGATGTTAGCGAGTTTCCTGAGGCGAGGCGCCCCGCCTATAAGTTCACCATCGATTTTGGTCCCCTCGGAACGAAACGGTCCAGCGCCCAGATCACCGATCTCTACGGCAAGTGCGACCTTCTGGGGCGGCAGGTTGTGGCAGTGGTGAACTTTGCTCCAAAGCGGATTGCCGGCTTCAAGTCCGAAGTTCTGGTTCTCGGCG
This window harbors:
- a CDS encoding tRNA-binding protein, yielding MIEISDFTKVDIRVGTIVDVSEFPEARRPAYKFTIDFGPLGTKRSSAQITDLYGKCDLLGRQVVAVVNFAPKRIAGFKSEVLVLGACPEEAGVVLLQMESRVPDGTRVS